TTAATAACAGAGCGTGGCAAGATAATGCCAAGGCGCGCTTCTGGAACATGTGCAAAGCATCAGCGTCAGCTGGCTACAGCAATTAAACGTGCGAGGGTTATGGCTATGCTTCCGTATAGTGCTGACTGATATTTAATAAACTTTAAAGAGCCGTATTTAGCGGCTCTTGTTTTAGTATTGATAAAAGAAAGAGTTTTTGTTATAATACAAAAGCACTATAATAGGGTTTAAGGAGAAACGAAGTAAAAATCGTTTACATGAAAATTAGATTATGGTTGAAAAGATAGTAATAGAAGGCGGAATACCTTTAAAAGGCGAAGTTACAGTAAGCGGTGCTAAAAATGCAGCCGTAGCCATTATTCCGGCTACTATTTTATGTAGCGAGTCTTGTAAACTTGAGAACCTGCCTTATATCGAAGACGTAAGGCTGCTTAGCTACATGCTTGATAAAATAGGCGCGGACGTTACGTTAACGGAAGACGGCAAAATGCTTGTAGACACTTCGGGTGTTTCTACATATATAGCCGATTTCAAAGTTGTTAAGCGTATGCGTGCGTCTTATTATCTTTTAGGCGTTTTACTTGGCAAATTCGGAAAAGCGGAAATATTGCTGCCGGGCGGCTGTGCAATAGGTACCCGTCCTATAGACCAGCATATAAAGGGCATGAGGGCCCTTGGAGCCAATGTAGACGTTGAGTATGGCAGAATAATAGCAGAGGCGCCAAATGGCCTTAAGGGAGCAGAGATATTTTTAGATATTGTATCTGTAGGCGCAACTATAAATATTATGTTAGCGGCTGTATTAGCTGAAGGAAGGACTACGATAGTAAATGCGGCCAAAGAGCCCCATGTCGTAGACACAGCTAACTTTTTAAACTGTATGGGTGCCAGGATAACCGGCGCCGGTACAGACATAATAAAGATACGTGGTGTTAAACAGCTTCATGGGACTGAGTATTCAATAATACCAGACCAAATTGAAGCAGGTACGTTGATGATAGCCACAGCAGCTACACGTGGCGATGTAATTATAAAAAGTGTGATACCAACGCATATGGATGCACTTTCTGCTAAACTTCAGGAAATGGGAGTGGTCGTAGAAGAGGGAGATGATTATATCCATGTATCGGTTAAAGACATCTTGAAACACGTAGCGATAAAGACTATGCCATATCCGGGCTTTCCAACGGATTTACAGCAGCCCACGACTGTACTTTTAAGCACTGCCGACGGAACAAGTATAATTGTAGAAAATATCTTTGAATCAAGATTTAAGCATATAGAAGAAATTCGTAGGATGGGAGCTAATGTAAGCATAAATGGACAAGTAGCGATAGTAGAAGGTGTTTCACAGCTAACTGGCGCTCCAGTCAGGGCTACTGACCTGCGCGCAGGTGCTGCTCTTATAGTTGCCGGCCTTATGGCAGACGGCAAGACTGAAATCTCCAATACGAAGTATATAGACCGAGGATATGACAATATAGATAAAAAACTGATAAGCTTAGGCGCTAATATAAAGCGTTTATATTTTGAAGAAGAAGAAGAGGAAGACTTAATATAAGCCTTCCTCTTTTCATTTTATACTGATTTATAGGGTTTTAGATCAGCCGCATTTTGAATATCCGCAGTTCCTACAAATAATACAACCACCCTCATGTTCAACTTTCGCGCCGCACTCCGGGCAATAATTTGTCTTGCCTTTAAAATTTGAATTCTGGCCTTCTGCTTCCAGTTCATCTATAGCACGGTTGCTGCTTTGATATTTAGCTACTTTTTCTATCATTTTTGCTATAGCATCTGGGCAGGAGGTTACTTTTAAATTAGGCTGGCGTATAGTAGACGGGCAGCGTATACCTTTTAACTGGTCTATTATTATCTTAGTATCGATTCCGGATCTTAGCGCCATAGATACAAGACGCGCAGTTGCTTCGCTTTGGGATGGGCACCCGCCGTGTTTACCGGTGTTTGTAAAAACTTCGCAGATCCCTTCATCGTCGTAGTTTACTGTTATATATAAGTTACCGCAGCCTATTTTCATCTTTTCCGTAAAACCGGTTGTTATGTTAGGCCGTTCACGCGGAGCAAGTTTTTTATCCTCTTTTATTTCCTCTTTTATTTCGCCCGTTTTGACAGAACCGATGTTTAACACTTGGGAGTCACGGCTTCCGTCGCGATATATGGTAACACCTTTACAACCGAGTTCATATGCTAATAGATAAACCTTTCTTACGTCTTCCGGCGTTGCGGAGGAGGCAAAATTAACGGTTTTAGAAACGGCATTGTCTATATTTTCCTGAAACGCCGCCTGCATACGTATATGGTATTCAGGAGATACGTCGTGCGCACATACGAAAACGTCCTTTATATCTTTAGGTATCTCATCTATGTGTCTAAGCGTCCCGTTTTTAACGATCTTTTCCATAACATCCGCATTAAACAGCCCTCTTTTTTTAAGGACGTCTTTTAATATCGGGTTTACCTCTACTAACCTGGTGTTATCCATTACGTTCCTTATGTATGCGTATGCGAAAACAGGTTCTATGCCGCTTGAACAGCCAGCTATCATGCTAAGGGTACCGGTTGGGGCTATTGTGGTCACCGTGGCGTTCCTTATAGGCTTAGACTGGTCAAATGTGCTTTCACTGAAAGCAGGAAAAGCACCCCGGGTCTTTGCTAACTCCATGCTTGCTTCTTTACCACATTTTTGTATAAAGGACATAACTTTTCTGCCCATGTCAACGCCCTCGTTACTGTTATACGGTATACCCATCAAGATAAGCATATCCGAAAAGCCCATGATGCCAAGGCCGATTTTCCGGGTGTCTTTGGTATTTTTGTCTATAATATCTAACGGATACTTATTGACTTCGATTACGTTATCTAAAAAATGCACAGCGTTTCTAACTGTCTTTTCAAGTTTTTCATAATCTATTTCGTTTTTATCATTTAGCATCTTAAACAGGTTTATAGAACCTAAGTTACAGGCTTCATAAGGAAGCAGAGGCTGCTCGCCGCATGGGTTAGTAGATTCTATTTCGCCTTTTTTAGGAACAGGGTTATCTTTATTCAACCTGTCTAAAAATATTATGCCGGGCTCGCCGTTTTTCCAGGCTGCATTTACTATCGTATCAAAAACTTCTTTTGCATTTAGTTCTTTAACTACATTTTTTGTGTTAGGGTCTATCAATGCATAGTCTTCTCCGCCAGCAACTGCTTTCATAAATTCTTCGGTAATACCTACGCTTATATTGAAATTGGTTATATCGGCATTATCTCTTTTACAGTTTATAAATTCCAAGATGTCAGGATGGTCTATCCTAAGGATACCCATGTTGGCGCCCTTACGGGTACCGCCTTGCTTTACGGCTTCTGTTGCCATGTTAAATACTTTTAAGAAACTGACAGGGCCGGAAGCTATGCCGCCGCTAGAACTTACTGAGGCACCGTTTTGCCTTAAGCGGGAAAAACTGAATCCCGTTCCGCCGCCGCTTTTATGTATAAGTGCGGCATATTTGACCGCATCGAAAATTTCCTCCATACTGTCGCCGACAGGGAGCACGAAACAGGCAGAAAGCTGCCCTAAAGGGCGCCCTGCATTCATCAGTGTAGGTGAGTTAGGAAGGAATTCCAGGTTGGTCATCATGTCGTAAAAGACTTTTTCAGTAGCCTTGGTATCAGCATTCTTATCATATAACTTGTCTGCTGAAGATATAGTTTTAGCGACACGTTCAAAAAGCTGTTCAACAGTTTCCTCTACCTCGCCGTTTGGGCCTTTTTTTAAGTACCTTTTTTGTAAAACTATTTTGGCATTTTCGTTAATGTTCATAGTTTTTCTCCTAAAGTATAATATATAGTGTGAAATAATATATGGTATACTATATATGGTATTATCAAGTGCAAAAGATGTCAAGAGTAATTTTATATAATATTGTAAAAAAAGAGGCCTTTTTAGACCTCTTATACGTTAAACTTGAATAAAACTATGTCTCCGTCTTTTACTACGTATTCTTTCCCTTCCTGCCGGATAAGACCTTTTTCTTTGGCATGCTGCATATCACCTATATTTATCAAGTCCTCATAACTTATGACCTCTGCCTTTATAAAACCCCTTTCAAAATCCGAATGTATCTTTCCGGCGGCCTGTGGCGCTTTGGTGCCGTTTGGTATAGTCCATGCACGGACTTCTTTAGGCCCTGCAGTTAGATAGCTTATAAGCCCCAATAATTTATAGCTTTTCTCAACGAGGGTTTCAAGGCCGGATTTAGAAAGGCCTAAGTCTTCTAAAAACTCTTTTCGTTCTTCTTGCGTTAGTTCGGATAGTTCGTATTCTATCTTTGCACATACTATCATGATTTCAGCAGATTCTTTATCCGCCAGTTTAAATAGGGCTGTAAAACCTGGCAATTCATCAGTTGGAGCAGTTATATTGTCTTCGCTGACGTTTGCAGCATATATGACTGGTTTAGCTGTTAAAAGGTAAAGCTCATTTAAGACTTCTTTTTCTTCACCGTCTAAATCCATATTACGTGCCAGAATACCTTTTTCCAAAAAATCTTTTATCTTTTTTAGCGCCGCTGTTTCAATTACGTACTTTTTATCGTTAGTTTTAACTAATTTTTCAGATTTAATCAGCCGTTTATCAACTGTTTCCAAATCTGCAAAGATAAGTTCAAAGTTTATCGTTTCAACATCACGGAGGGGGTTTACGCTGCCGTCTACATGTGAAATATTGCTGTCCTCAAAACAGCGCACTACGTGGACTATTGCGTCTACCTCCCGTATATGTGATAAGAAGCGGTTGCCTAAACCCTCGCCTTTGCTTGCGCCCCGGACAAGGCCTGCAATGTCTACAAATTCGATGACTGCAGGAGTTATTTTTTCGGGATTGTGCATTTTGGACAGCACATTTAGCCGTTCGTCTGGAACGGCAACCATACCGATATTTGGATTTATAGTGCAAAACGGAAAATTTTCGCTCGCGACTTTTGCATTTGTAAGTGCATTAAAAAGGGTGCTTTTCCCCACGTTCGGCAACCCTACTATTCCTAACTTCATTTATCTTCTCCAGTGGATAAATATTTTTTTAAAAGGTCTATACTTATTTTTAACCGCCTTAAGCTCTCTTCTTTGCCTAAAAGGCATATGACTTCGATAGCTCCGCCGGGAGTGACAGGCACGCCTGTAACCGCTGTTCTTAAAGGCCCTAAAAGCTTGCCGCTTTTAATGCCCAGTTCTTCTGCGAGTTTAAGTAATACGTCTTTTATACCTTCTTCAGAATAGTCATTAAGCTTTTCCAATACTTTAAGGGAGGAAGTTAGAAAGGGCAGGCAATCTTTAGGAGTTGTCTTCATCTTCTTACTTACAAAAAGCTCCATGTCGTATTCGCTAAATTCCATTAAGAACTCAAGCTTATCATAGATTTCTGTCATAGTCTCCAGCCTCGGTTGTATTAGCCTTGATATAAGGCTGAAGTTAAAACGATTATGAGGCAACACTTTTACATAATAAGGTGTAGACAGGCGTAAAAACTCAACGGGAGGCAGCTGCCTTATATATTGTGCATTCATCCATTTTAGTTTATCAATATCAAATATAGCAGGTGAGCGGTTAAGGCCGCTTATCGAGAATTTTTCAACAAGTTCGTCTAAAGTGAAAAATTCCTGCTCGTCTCCGCTGCTCCAGCCAAGAAGCGCTATATAGTTTATGATAGCTTCCTTTAAATAACCTTTGTCTAAGAAATCCTTAAAAGATGCATCTCCATGCCTTTTAGAAAGCTTGTTATTTTTGTCGCGCATTACAGGGGGCAGATGTATATACATAGGTTTTGGCCATTCAAGCGCATCGTATATTAGATTGTATTTAGGCGTCGAAGATAAATACTCAACCCCGCGTATTACATGTGTTATTGCCATTAAGTGGTCGTCTATTACGTTTGCCAGATTATAAGTTGGAAAACCGTCTGATTTTATTAGTATATTGTCGTCTAAGTCTGCAAGAGGAACTGATACTTCGCCGTATACTTCATCTTTATATGTATATACGCCTTCGTTTGGTATGTTTTGGCGGATGACATAAGGAACGCCTTCTTTTAATAACCTCTCTACTTCTTCTTTGGGGAGATTAAGGCAATGTTTATCATAAGCGGTATTTCCGTCTTTTCTGCCTTCCCTTAGGGAATCTAAACGCTCTTTTGTGCAAAAACAATAGTAAGCTGCGCCTTTTTCTATCAGCTTTTTTGCATATTCTAAATAAATTTCTTTTCTTTCGCTTTGAATATACGGCCCAAAGGCGCCGCCGATATCGGGGCCTTCGTCGTATGTTAGGCCGGTTAAGTTAAGAGTATCGTAAATGACTTTGCATGCACCTTCAGTTTCACGCTTTTGGTCTGTATCTTCTATTCTTAATATAAACTGTCCATGGTTTTTACGCGCAAACAGCCATGAGTAAAGCGCGGTCCTCAAACCTCCTATATGTAAATAGCCTGTTGGGCTTGGGGCAAATCTCGTTCTTACTAGCATAATAAAACTCCTTTAATATAAAACGGATATGTAAATATTTTATTTTTTTTCTACTTTGGCCCAGCTGTCTTTTAAACCGACTACCTGGTTAAAGACTAAATTATCTTTTGCTGTATCAGGGTCTACAGAAAAATATCCCTGGCGCATGAACTGAAAAGTATCTCCAATTGAGGAGCCTTTTAAGGAGGGCTCAACAAAGGCGTTATAAACTTTCTTAGAGTCTTTATTTAACCTTTCGCTGAAGTCTGCTTCGGGGTTATCATCTGTTAAAAGATAATCGTAGACATTCACTGTTGCAGGAACGGCGGTCATAGCATCTACCCAGTGAAGAGTACCTTTTATTTTTCTGCCTGCCGTCTCGCCGCCAGATTTAGAAAGCGGGTCTATAGTGCAAAGAAGCTTAAAGACTTTGCCGTTCTCATCTTTGATGACTTCATTGCATTTAATTATGTAAGCGTATTTAAGCCTTACTTCGCCTAAAGGCTTTAAGCGAAAGTATTTATTTGGCGGGTCTTCCATGAAATCGGATTTTTCTATGTATATCTCGTTTGAAAACGGTATTTGCCTTATGTCAGTTGAATCAAAAGGCATATTTTCAGCGGGTAACATCTCGGTGTCATTAAAATTGGTAAATACAACTTTTAGAGGCTCTAAAACTGCCATGCGCCGAGGAGCTTTTAGATTTAAGTCTTCTCTTATGCAATGTTCGAGCAATGCTGAAGAGACTTCGCTGTTGGATTTGGCAACGCCTATCCTGTCGCAGAAATCCCGTATCGCTTCCGGAGTATAACCTCTTCTTCTTAAACCGCTTAAAGTGGGCATCCTAGGGTCGTCCCAGCCGGATACGAAACCTTCGTCTACCAGTTTTTTAAGATACCGTTTGCTCATTATTGTACGGGTTAGATTAAGCCGTGCAAATTCGTACTGGTGTGGAATGTTTTCACAATCACAGTTATTTATAAACCAGTCGTAAAGCGGGCGGTGGGATTCGAATTCGAGCGTGCATATACTGTGTGTAACTCCCTCATAAGCATCTTCCAGCGGATGTGCAAAGTCATACATCGGGTAGATGCACCACTTATCTTTAGTCCTATGGTGAGAAGCCTTTAGTATACGGTATATGACCGGGTCCCTCATATTTAAGTTAGGGGAGGACATATCTATCTTGGCACGCAATACTTTTTTGCCGTCGGCATATACGCCGTTTTTCATTTCTTCAAACAACTTTAGGTTTTCTTCCATGCTTCTTTCCCGATATGGGCTGTTCTTTCCGGGCTGTGTTAAAGTCCCCCTATATTCGCGGATTTCTTCTGAGTTTAGATCGCATATGTAGGCAAGGCCTTTTTTTATCAAGATAATAGCCCTGCTATACATATAATCGAAATAATCGGATGCAAAACATTTTTTGTTCCATTCAAACCCAAGCCATTTAACATCTCTTTCTATTGAGTTAATGTATTCCATCTCCTCTTTGGTTGGGTTAGTATCGTCATAACGGAGATTGCATTTGCCGCCATATTTTTGTGCCGTCATAAAATTTAAGCATATGGACTTTGCATGCCCTATATGCAGATACCCATTTGGCTCCGGCGGGAAACGGGTTATGATCTTTAAATCCGGGTTTTCCTTAAGATCATTTTCTATTATTTCTTCAATAAAGTTTTTCTTTTCAGTCTCTGCCATTTTAATCTCCAAAACCTGCTAAAAATTCACATACCCTATTATATAAAAAGAATTATAACATTTCAAATGTTTTACAAAAAATCCACCCGATATTTCGAGCGGATTTTATTTTTAAGATTATTTTTTTATATTAAAACATAACTCTTGGAAAATTAAGCTCACAACTGTCGCAGTAACCATTCTTTTTGTCATAGCATAGTTTACAAAGGGGAGCATTACAGCTACAGCAGTATCTTACGTCTTCTTCAGTTAAAGGCCTTCTGCAGTTGCTACATTTTTTTTCGGCCATTATTTTTTCCTCCTCAGATATTTTTGATATATTATTAATATCTCCAAAATATATATTTATAAATGTTTTTTATTTTGGAATGTATTGACTTTTTAAAATAAGTGTTATAAAATATTAAAAATCAAATTTAAATGCTATGAAGTAGGATAAAACACCTTTTAAAAGCTTTTTAGAGAGCTGTCGGTAGCTGGAATGACAGCATGCTTATAAATAGGTCTCTCACCTACGAGCTGGCAATTAATGCCCGGGTATGTTCTCCGTTATCAAGGAACAAGCGTTATATATTATGACGCTATAAAGTGAACGCAATTTTTGCGTTAATGTGAGTGGTACCGCGGAAGTTATTAAACCTTCGTCTCTTTGTTTATAGAGATGAAGGTTTTTTTATATAAAAAATAAATTTATGAGGTGGTAAAAATGGCCAGAAAAATTAAAATTTTTGACACGACTTTAAGAGACGGCGAACAATCGCCGGGATGCAGCATGAACTTAAATGAAAAACTAAAGATTGCTAAGCAGCTTGAACGCCTCAAAGTTGATACTATAGAGGCGGGCTTTGCGATTTCAAGCCCCGGGGATTTTGAATCTGTTAAGGCTATTGCAGAGGTTATTAAAGAGTGTTCTGTCGCATCACTTTGCCGTGCAGTTAAACGCGACATCGATACGGCTTATGAAGCCGTTAAGGGTGCTGCTAATCCGGTGATTCATACCTTTATCGCAACGTCAGATATTCATATGCAATATAAATTGCAGATGAAGCCGGATGAGGTTTTGGAAAGAATACGTGAAATGGTGACCTATTCAAAGTCGCTTTTGCCAAACGTGGAGTTTTCAGCTGAAGATGCATCAAGAAGCGACAGGGAGTTCCTTAAAAAAGCGGTGGAGATGGCGATAAATTGCGGTGCAACAGTAGTAAATATACCTGATACTGTTGGATACGCTACTCCTGATGAGATGTATGACATTATATCTTATTTAAAGAAAAATGTGGAAAACATAGACAGGGTAGATGTATCAGTGCATTGCCATAACGATCTTGGCATGGCAGTTGCAAATTCTATAGCAGCAATTAAGGCAGGTGCATCCCAGATAGAATGTACGATAAACGGTATAGGAGAACGTGCAGGGAACGCTGCCCTTGAAGAAGTGGTAATGGCTATTCAAACAAGAGGGCAATACCTAGACGCATATACGGATATAGATACGACTCAGCTATACCGTTCTAGTAACAAGTTGTCGCGTATCATAGGCGTAAACATTCCGCCGAATAAAGCGATAGTTGGCGCTAATGCTTTTGCGCATGAGGCAGGCATACACCAGCACGGAGTCATGAAGAACCGCTTAACGTATGAGATAATGACGCCAGAATCAATAGGGCTTATTAAAAACAGCATGATACTTGGCAAGCATTCTGGATCTCATGCGTTTAAGGAGAGATTAAGTGAACTTGGCTACAGGTTAGCTCAGGATGAAGTGGATGTAGCTTTTGAAGAGTTTAAGAAACTTTGCGATAAGAAAAAAGAAGTTACGGATTATGATATAGAGGCATTGGTAGAACATAAGTCGCAGACCGTTAAGCACTACAAACTTGAAAAGTATATCATAAACAGCGGAAATACGCTTACGTCTACTGCAAATATAGTTTTAAACCACGACGGAGAAATGGTAGAAAAGGTTTCTCTTGGCGACGGGCCTGTTGATGCGGCATACAAAGCAGTGGAAAAGATAGTACAGATGAAATTCAAGCTGATGGATTATAAGATAAAATCTGTATCCCAGGGCGAAGACGCGCTCGGCGAAGTAACGGTTAAAGTAAACTATAATGGAAATACGTATATAGGAAGAGGGCTTTCTACTGATATATTGGAATCCAGTATTTTAGCATTGCTTCATGCCGTTAATAAAATTATTTCAAGGCAAGATGCAAACAAATAATAAGTAATAAA
The DNA window shown above is from Eubacteriales bacterium and carries:
- a CDS encoding UDP-N-acetylglucosamine 1-carboxyvinyltransferase, which gives rise to MVEKIVIEGGIPLKGEVTVSGAKNAAVAIIPATILCSESCKLENLPYIEDVRLLSYMLDKIGADVTLTEDGKMLVDTSGVSTYIADFKVVKRMRASYYLLGVLLGKFGKAEILLPGGCAIGTRPIDQHIKGMRALGANVDVEYGRIIAEAPNGLKGAEIFLDIVSVGATINIMLAAVLAEGRTTIVNAAKEPHVVDTANFLNCMGARITGAGTDIIKIRGVKQLHGTEYSIIPDQIEAGTLMIATAATRGDVIIKSVIPTHMDALSAKLQEMGVVVEEGDDYIHVSVKDILKHVAIKTMPYPGFPTDLQQPTTVLLSTADGTSIIVENIFESRFKHIEEIRRMGANVSINGQVAIVEGVSQLTGAPVRATDLRAGAALIVAGLMADGKTEISNTKYIDRGYDNIDKKLISLGANIKRLYFEEEEEEDLI
- a CDS encoding glutamine--tRNA ligase/YqeY domain fusion protein, with the protein product MAETEKKNFIEEIIENDLKENPDLKIITRFPPEPNGYLHIGHAKSICLNFMTAQKYGGKCNLRYDDTNPTKEEMEYINSIERDVKWLGFEWNKKCFASDYFDYMYSRAIILIKKGLAYICDLNSEEIREYRGTLTQPGKNSPYRERSMEENLKLFEEMKNGVYADGKKVLRAKIDMSSPNLNMRDPVIYRILKASHHRTKDKWCIYPMYDFAHPLEDAYEGVTHSICTLEFESHRPLYDWFINNCDCENIPHQYEFARLNLTRTIMSKRYLKKLVDEGFVSGWDDPRMPTLSGLRRRGYTPEAIRDFCDRIGVAKSNSEVSSALLEHCIREDLNLKAPRRMAVLEPLKVVFTNFNDTEMLPAENMPFDSTDIRQIPFSNEIYIEKSDFMEDPPNKYFRLKPLGEVRLKYAYIIKCNEVIKDENGKVFKLLCTIDPLSKSGGETAGRKIKGTLHWVDAMTAVPATVNVYDYLLTDDNPEADFSERLNKDSKKVYNAFVEPSLKGSSIGDTFQFMRQGYFSVDPDTAKDNLVFNQVVGLKDSWAKVEKK
- a CDS encoding 2-isopropylmalate synthase; the protein is MARKIKIFDTTLRDGEQSPGCSMNLNEKLKIAKQLERLKVDTIEAGFAISSPGDFESVKAIAEVIKECSVASLCRAVKRDIDTAYEAVKGAANPVIHTFIATSDIHMQYKLQMKPDEVLERIREMVTYSKSLLPNVEFSAEDASRSDREFLKKAVEMAINCGATVVNIPDTVGYATPDEMYDIISYLKKNVENIDRVDVSVHCHNDLGMAVANSIAAIKAGASQIECTINGIGERAGNAALEEVVMAIQTRGQYLDAYTDIDTTQLYRSSNKLSRIIGVNIPPNKAIVGANAFAHEAGIHQHGVMKNRLTYEIMTPESIGLIKNSMILGKHSGSHAFKERLSELGYRLAQDEVDVAFEEFKKLCDKKKEVTDYDIEALVEHKSQTVKHYKLEKYIINSGNTLTSTANIVLNHDGEMVEKVSLGDGPVDAAYKAVEKIVQMKFKLMDYKIKSVSQGEDALGEVTVKVNYNGNTYIGRGLSTDILESSILALLHAVNKIISRQDANK
- the gltX gene encoding glutamate--tRNA ligase produces the protein MLVRTRFAPSPTGYLHIGGLRTALYSWLFARKNHGQFILRIEDTDQKRETEGACKVIYDTLNLTGLTYDEGPDIGGAFGPYIQSERKEIYLEYAKKLIEKGAAYYCFCTKERLDSLREGRKDGNTAYDKHCLNLPKEEVERLLKEGVPYVIRQNIPNEGVYTYKDEVYGEVSVPLADLDDNILIKSDGFPTYNLANVIDDHLMAITHVIRGVEYLSSTPKYNLIYDALEWPKPMYIHLPPVMRDKNNKLSKRHGDASFKDFLDKGYLKEAIINYIALLGWSSGDEQEFFTLDELVEKFSISGLNRSPAIFDIDKLKWMNAQYIRQLPPVEFLRLSTPYYVKVLPHNRFNFSLISRLIQPRLETMTEIYDKLEFLMEFSEYDMELFVSKKMKTTPKDCLPFLTSSLKVLEKLNDYSEEGIKDVLLKLAEELGIKSGKLLGPLRTAVTGVPVTPGGAIEVICLLGKEESLRRLKISIDLLKKYLSTGEDK
- the rpsR gene encoding 30S ribosomal protein S18 encodes the protein MSEDKQQNRGRRIRRPKKKVCIFCTENIEHIDYKDTAKLRKLITERGKIMPRRASGTCAKHQRQLATAIKRARVMAMLPYSAD
- a CDS encoding vitamin B12-dependent ribonucleotide reductase, yielding MNINENAKIVLQKRYLKKGPNGEVEETVEQLFERVAKTISSADKLYDKNADTKATEKVFYDMMTNLEFLPNSPTLMNAGRPLGQLSACFVLPVGDSMEEIFDAVKYAALIHKSGGGTGFSFSRLRQNGASVSSSGGIASGPVSFLKVFNMATEAVKQGGTRKGANMGILRIDHPDILEFINCKRDNADITNFNISVGITEEFMKAVAGGEDYALIDPNTKNVVKELNAKEVFDTIVNAAWKNGEPGIIFLDRLNKDNPVPKKGEIESTNPCGEQPLLPYEACNLGSINLFKMLNDKNEIDYEKLEKTVRNAVHFLDNVIEVNKYPLDIIDKNTKDTRKIGLGIMGFSDMLILMGIPYNSNEGVDMGRKVMSFIQKCGKEASMELAKTRGAFPAFSESTFDQSKPIRNATVTTIAPTGTLSMIAGCSSGIEPVFAYAYIRNVMDNTRLVEVNPILKDVLKKRGLFNADVMEKIVKNGTLRHIDEIPKDIKDVFVCAHDVSPEYHIRMQAAFQENIDNAVSKTVNFASSATPEDVRKVYLLAYELGCKGVTIYRDGSRDSQVLNIGSVKTGEIKEEIKEDKKLAPRERPNITTGFTEKMKIGCGNLYITVNYDDEGICEVFTNTGKHGGCPSQSEATARLVSMALRSGIDTKIIIDQLKGIRCPSTIRQPNLKVTSCPDAIAKMIEKVAKYQSSNRAIDELEAEGQNSNFKGKTNYCPECGAKVEHEGGCIICRNCGYSKCG
- the ychF gene encoding redox-regulated ATPase YchF, with the protein product MKLGIVGLPNVGKSTLFNALTNAKVASENFPFCTINPNIGMVAVPDERLNVLSKMHNPEKITPAVIEFVDIAGLVRGASKGEGLGNRFLSHIREVDAIVHVVRCFEDSNISHVDGSVNPLRDVETINFELIFADLETVDKRLIKSEKLVKTNDKKYVIETAALKKIKDFLEKGILARNMDLDGEEKEVLNELYLLTAKPVIYAANVSEDNITAPTDELPGFTALFKLADKESAEIMIVCAKIEYELSELTQEERKEFLEDLGLSKSGLETLVEKSYKLLGLISYLTAGPKEVRAWTIPNGTKAPQAAGKIHSDFERGFIKAEVISYEDLINIGDMQHAKEKGLIRQEGKEYVVKDGDIVLFKFNV